One window of Klebsiella quasivariicola genomic DNA carries:
- a CDS encoding IS4 family transposase gives MHIGQALDLVSRYDSLRNPLTSLGDYLDPELISRCLAEAGTVTLRKRRLPLEMMVWCIVGMALERKEPLHQIVNRLDIMLPGSRPFVAPSAVIQARQRLGSEAVRRVFSQTAQLWHNATPHPHWCGLTLLAIDGVFWRTPDTPENDIAFPRQTHGGNPALYPQVKMVCQMELTSHLLTAAAFGTMKDSENALAEKLIEQTGDNTLTLMDKGYYSLGLLNAWNQAGEHRHWLIPLKKGAQYEEVRKLGKGDHLVKLKTSPQARKKWPGLGNEMTARLLTITRKGKVCHLLTSMTDAMRYPGGEMADLYSYRWEIELGYREIKQTMQLSRLTLRSKKPELVEQELWGVLLAYNLVRYQMIKMAGQLKGYWPNQLSFSESCGMVMRMLMTLQGASPGRIPELMRDLESMGQLVKLPIRRERVFPRVVKERPQKYTTALRKGQSVA, from the coding sequence ATGCACATTGGACAGGCTCTTGATCTGGTATCCCGTTACGATTCTCTGCGTAACCCACTGACTTCTCTGGGCGACTATCTGGACCCGGAACTCATTTCCCGCTGTCTGGCCGAAGCCGGTACCGTCACCCTGCGCAAGCGTCGCCTGCCGCTGGAAATGATGGTCTGGTGCATTGTCGGCATGGCGCTTGAACGTAAAGAACCCCTTCATCAGATCGTCAACCGTCTGGACATCATGCTGCCGGGCAGTCGTCCCTTCGTCGCCCCCAGCGCGGTGATCCAGGCCCGTCAGCGTCTGGGAAGCGAAGCCGTCCGCCGCGTATTCTCGCAGACAGCACAGCTCTGGCATAACGCCACGCCGCATCCACACTGGTGCGGCCTGACCCTGCTGGCCATTGATGGTGTGTTCTGGCGCACACCGGACACACCAGAGAACGATATCGCCTTCCCCCGCCAGACGCATGGCGGAAACCCGGCACTCTACCCACAGGTTAAAATGGTCTGCCAGATGGAGCTGACCAGCCATCTGCTGACGGCAGCAGCCTTCGGCACGATGAAAGACAGCGAAAATGCGCTCGCGGAGAAACTTATAGAGCAAACCGGCGATAACACCCTGACGCTAATGGATAAAGGCTATTACTCACTGGGTCTGCTGAACGCATGGAACCAGGCGGGAGAACACCGGCACTGGCTGATCCCTCTGAAAAAAGGCGCGCAGTACGAAGAGGTCAGAAAACTGGGTAAAGGCGACCACCTGGTGAAGCTGAAAACCAGCCCGCAGGCACGAAAAAAGTGGCCGGGTCTGGGAAATGAGATGACAGCCCGCCTGCTGACCATCACGCGCAAAGGAAAAGTCTGCCATCTGCTGACGTCGATGACGGACGCCATGCGCTACCCCGGCGGGGAAATGGCGGATCTGTATAGCTATCGCTGGGAAATTGAGCTGGGTTACCGGGAGATAAAGCAGACGATGCAACTGAGCAGGTTGACACTGAGAAGTAAAAAGCCGGAGCTTGTGGAGCAGGAGTTGTGGGGCGTGTTGCTGGCTTATAATCTGGTGAGATATCAGATGATTAAAATGGCAGGGCAACTGAAAGGATACTGGCCAAATCAGCTGAGCTTCTCAGAGTCCTGCGGGATGGTGATGCGGATGCTAATGACGTTGCAGGGCGCTTCACCGGGTCGTATCCCGGAGTTGATGCGTGATCTTGAAAGTATGGGGCAGTTAGTCAAGTTACCGATAAGGAGGGAAAGGGTCTTCCCAAGGGTGGTGAAAGAGAGGCCTCAGAAATACACCACCGCCCTGAGAAAGGGCCAGTCAGTTGCTTAA
- the argP gene encoding DNA-binding transcriptional regulator ArgP encodes MKRPDYRTLQALDAVIRERGFERAAQKLCITQSAVSQRIKQLENMFGQPLLVRTVPPRPTEQGQKLLALLRQVELLEEEWLGDEQTGSTPLLLSLAVNADSLATWLLPALANVLSDSPIRLNLQVEDETRTQERLRRGEVVGAVSIQPQALPSCLVDQLGALDYLFVASKEFAQRYFPNGVTRSALLKAPVVAFDHLDDMHQAFLQQNFDLPPGSVPCHIVNSSEAFVQLARQGTTCCMIPHLQIEKELKSGELIDLTPGLFQRRMLYWHRFAPESRMMRRVTDALIDYGHKVLRQD; translated from the coding sequence ATGAAACGACCGGACTACAGGACACTACAAGCACTGGATGCGGTGATTAGGGAACGAGGATTTGAGCGCGCCGCGCAGAAGCTATGTATTACCCAGTCCGCCGTCTCACAGCGTATTAAGCAGCTGGAAAATATGTTCGGCCAGCCGCTGCTGGTGCGTACCGTTCCGCCGCGCCCCACCGAGCAAGGACAGAAACTGCTGGCCCTGTTGCGCCAGGTTGAACTGCTGGAGGAGGAGTGGCTGGGCGATGAACAAACCGGTTCCACACCGCTGCTGCTGTCGCTGGCGGTGAACGCCGACAGTCTGGCCACCTGGCTGCTGCCGGCGCTGGCCAACGTTCTGTCAGACTCCCCTATTCGTCTCAACCTGCAGGTGGAAGATGAAACCCGCACCCAGGAGCGTCTGCGCCGTGGTGAAGTGGTGGGCGCAGTCAGTATCCAGCCACAGGCGCTGCCAAGCTGCCTGGTGGATCAGCTCGGCGCGCTCGATTACCTGTTTGTCGCTTCAAAAGAGTTTGCGCAACGCTATTTCCCGAACGGCGTGACGCGTTCGGCGCTGCTGAAAGCGCCGGTCGTCGCCTTCGACCATCTGGACGATATGCATCAGGCGTTCCTGCAGCAAAACTTCGATCTGCCGCCGGGCAGCGTGCCCTGCCACATCGTCAACTCGTCGGAAGCTTTCGTGCAGCTGGCGCGCCAGGGCACGACCTGTTGTATGATCCCGCATCTGCAGATCGAAAAAGAGCTGAAAAGCGGCGAGCTTATTGACCTCACGCCCGGTCTGTTCCAGCGTCGTATGCTGTACTGGCACCGCTTTGCGCCGGAAAGCCGCATGATGCGCAGGGTGACCGATGCGCTCATCGACTACGGTCACAAGGTGCTGCGTCAGGATTAA
- the rpiA gene encoding ribose-5-phosphate isomerase RpiA yields MTQDELKKAVGWAALQYVQPGTIVGVGTGSTAAHFIDALGTMKGQIEGAVSSSDASTEKLKSLGITVFDLNSVDRLGIYVDGADEINGHMQMIKGGGAALTREKIIASVADKFICIADASKQVDILGKFPLPVEVIPMARSAVARQLVKLGGRPEYRQGVVTDNGNVILDVHGLEILDAIALENAINGIPGVVTVGLFANRGADVALIGTADGVKTIVK; encoded by the coding sequence ATGACGCAGGATGAACTGAAAAAAGCGGTAGGTTGGGCGGCGCTGCAATACGTACAGCCAGGGACTATTGTCGGCGTAGGCACCGGCTCGACGGCGGCCCATTTTATTGATGCGCTGGGCACCATGAAGGGGCAGATCGAAGGGGCGGTTTCCAGCTCTGACGCCTCCACCGAAAAGCTCAAGAGCCTCGGGATCACCGTCTTCGATCTCAACAGTGTCGATCGCCTGGGGATCTACGTTGACGGCGCGGATGAGATCAATGGCCACATGCAGATGATCAAAGGCGGCGGCGCGGCGCTGACCCGCGAGAAGATTATCGCCTCGGTGGCGGATAAATTTATCTGCATCGCCGACGCCTCCAAGCAGGTTGATATTCTGGGCAAATTCCCGCTGCCGGTTGAAGTCATTCCGATGGCGCGCAGCGCCGTGGCGCGTCAGCTGGTTAAGCTGGGCGGCCGCCCGGAGTACCGTCAGGGCGTGGTGACCGATAACGGCAACGTGATCCTTGACGTACACGGTCTGGAAATTCTCGATGCTATCGCGCTGGAAAACGCGATCAACGGCATTCCTGGCGTGGTGACCGTGGGGCTGTTCGCCAACCGTGGCGCCGACGTGGCGCTGATTGGCACTGCCGACGGTGTGAAGACCATCGTAAAATAG